The Canis lupus familiaris isolate Mischka breed German Shepherd chromosome 1, alternate assembly UU_Cfam_GSD_1.0, whole genome shotgun sequence DNA window aatacaaagaaaataatatataataatgtataattttagtaatatataaaaaataaaagtagaaaaattcaaatatagtaAGCAAAAAACCACtgtaatttgaaatataaatagtacatgaaaagcatttttacatttctatgaaGATGACTCATAGCATTAATTTTGGCATATTGCCATGTCTTTTAAAGTTCTgcataaaagcaaacaaaattatttatggtTTAAAACTGTAATGATTCAAAAACTAGCATACAACTGGAATGTGAAGAATGAGTTGAGGGCAGGGTAAGGGTGGTGTCCACAATGCATATAAATCACCAAAAATTTAAACAAGATAGCATAATTTAGTTTTCCCTAATTAGATTTGAAATTATCCTGGCTTtcaaataataatctttaaaatgagcCAAAATCTTCATTAATTTCTTCAGTGAGTTTGAGCCCAGCAATTTAGTCTGTAACTTCTCTGAACATGAAATAGTAAATAATCAATTCGCTTGTGTATCTCTATAgtaaatcatatatatatcatacatacatatatatgtacatacataccatgcatacacatatatcatatatattttggtTTAATTAGAATATTGTAAGATGAAAAACAAACCTACTTTACACCAGAAAATAGACTGATCCTCAATACGCAGGCTTTGCCATGTAGATTAACATTGATCTAAATGAAATACTATCCTAAAAATTAGTTTTAGACACTAATGGAGTGGAGGAGGAGCTAGCAAGATTATTTAAAGAGTTGGAAGATACTACACACTAAGCAGtggatttatctttttaattattttgcttagTCTTTTAACTAAAGCATGATGACTGGACAGTAGCAGGAAGGTGGCTAGGAATGTATGGAACAAAAGGAAAGACTGGTTTCAAGAAGTACATGCTGTGGACAACTGAGTGACCAAAAATATATCCTTATTCATagtaatttctttaacaaatattgtCATCACCACCTCACAAACACAATGACATACCATTTGTTTTTTACTGCAGTCTACTAGTTATCATAGTAGTTTTAGAATGAGCAAGGCACATTCAAAATGGGCTTTAAACTAGTTGTGTTTGcctatgaaaattataaaataatattttaaaatagaaatactctgGAAAAACAAATGCTTCCAATAAAAGACATACAGGTAAATTGATTAACCACATGCAATTTCAAGAGCAAGAACTATATTTACAGTTTTGAAGCAGAGTTTGTATTCACTTTTGCCTTTAATTGCAATGACTCAGTGAGGTAGCAAAAACAgttaatcacattaaaaaatcaaagttaaacTTACACTCAGCTCTCTGCtggggttttaaaaatttaatgaagaattaTTTCAGTAGAATATTAATGaggatttttaatcttttaaatatcttacaagaATTATATCACATTTTGCAAATTAAACATCTAAAATGTTTGAAAGCCAGAATAATACTAATTAGGTGagaatctttgtttctttttataagttcAGTAATTTATTTGCAATATAGACCAAAACGTCATTGTTAGAATTTGCTTCATTGTACATACACAACCCCTACATCTTTGCCAGGAACCCAGAATAAGCTGGCTAGAGATTAGACTACACAGCCAATGGCAGTTTTGTCATTTCAGTAGCACAGTGCTTGGTccactgcctggcacagagcacaTACGTATGGcagaagaaataaatcttcatgCCAGTATTTTGGTTGTATGATTGAAGGCTTTAGCTGGCTACTTTGTGAAATAGGTTTAATGTTTATCGAGGGATTCCTGTCAGTTTGCATGTTAGactaaagtaaaatttaatgagTTAGTAAAGATACTGTAGACATGCCAAAAATGGAATGTAcagacatacatttttttttctttaaattatgttaTCTCTTGCCTGGTAGAGAGCTATACTCAAGTGTTTATAGATGACCAATCTGATacttaatttgctttaaaatagtaCAGTAAAAAAGTGGATCTGTGAGAAATAGGTGAAATAGAGTGATGAAATATTAGTAATTGTTGAAGTTGAGTATTAGTAATTGAATTGTTGATACTTAGAGGTTCTTTACACTATTATCTGTACTTTGTAAAGCTTGAaatcttcaataataaaaataagttcaaataAATCTCcataaaaatagagatatttttgaaaataaaggtattttcaaCTAACAATACTGTATACAATATTGTCACCACAGCGAAGAGTTGGATCTAAAATGTGAATCGGTAGGGACAGTTAATATAGTAGACCCACCAGCTATGGAATAAATACTATGCACCCATGACAACAACAATTTTCAAGTGTTAAAGGAGGTTCCACAGCAGTGTGTGGGGCCTGATTCCATGTTCACAAGAGCGTGCAAATGTCCATCCATGTTCAGAGTGATTATCTCTGCAAAGAAGAATTacaggtgttgtttttttttctcttgaaactaTTTTGTATTACTCAAATTTTTACAGGGGTATTTATTAACTTCATACTTGGCAGAAGTTATTTTCTATAATGATGTCCtgtaatttttctcattatgttATTCTTTCTAGGAGTCTTAAATTCAAAGTGGGAAAGTGCTATACttctaaaaaattatgaaatctgaaatagattttttaaaattaaaatgaaaaaaattaaggcattCTAGCACACACATTTTTCCTCAACCACTTACTGAGTGCATTAAAATTAAGATGTCAAAAACTACATGAAACACAATATGATTGAAAAAATAGGAACAGAATTAAGCACCTTTTAGTTAAGTGAAATCAGGCTGAAATTCTACTACAGAAAGAAACAGCatttataagagaaaagaaaatattttctagtttgttCACAGGGAATTCAAATTGAAAATATTCCAGTAATTCtaacacaaaaaaaatatttgtggatatTTTCGTAATAGGTTTGTTCTTAGAATAAAACAGATGGCAGAATGGAATAAAATGCGATTTCCAGATGCATGGTTTGTAAATTCAATGCCTTGGACTCAGCACTATCAGCTAAATCTCAAGTTTCACTTTTGCCAGACTGCAATAATGTGGAGTAAATTTTAACTTAATGATTAACCTATGAAACATCACTTAAGGTTAATTATCTTGGGTAAAAGTCCCAAAGGTACATGTAGAATCTCACAGTTTTAGATGGTCTGCTACTGCTATGCCATCTTTTAGTCTGCAAAGACCACAGAGCAGTGTGGGAGACAGCCAGTAGTGGGACTCTCTTCACCTCATCCCTCTGTGGGGGCCTTTACTATATGCAACGGATTCTGTGTACAATCCTTATCCAAGGGCTGCACTATTCCCAGTATTTCCTATTTCCTTGCTGATTATAAGGCTTCAGGGAATTTAAAAGGAGCTATTTCTTACCAAGAGGTTGGGGGATTCCTAAAAATGGCAATTCCAATACGGATGatgttaacaaaaaaataaatcaaaatatatcaCCTAAGTTACCTGGTggatatttccttctttcatatCCATGTTCTAAGCTTTAGGGATGATGAGAGATTTCTGAGCTTTTGATTTGTCCACATCATGTATCTGTAATCAGATTGAAGAATCACTTTGTTAAAATTAACTGTATATACTTGCAGCTGTGTTATGGTAGTCATTCTGTTTTTGATTATATTTCTAGATGATCTGGGGCAAatcatttatatctttatttagGGGCTTTAAAGGCCTACCATATGATAAAtaccccagatttttttttttaccttgttccTAGAAAAACTGGACTGTCCATAATGGATGGTATTGGAATGAGATCTCTTTGAAGTTTTTGAAGATTCCTGACACAATTTTCTTTTAGACCTGTGGGATGTTTTGCTTATTATCAATTTGTGGTCATTTACACCAacttttatagtttcatttattGATTGCCACTGTAGTACTTGGgcatcttctgtttctgtatctgATTCAAAAATGTgtggttgttttattttcactgacTCATGGCCTTTCCCTAAAATTTGTGTTATATGTTTGCTTGTTAAATGTTCTTTTCCATTCACTTGGAAGTCAACAGCACTGTTTATTACGCCTATCCTGTTCTTTGACATCTGAAATAGTAAACTATTAGACAGGTGTTTACTTTCATTTAAACTCATAGTTGATGATTCTCCATTAGAAGGgggatgttttatattttcacaggACCCAGTGTTTTTTTCTTGTAGAAGTCTAGAAATCTTCTGATTTAAATTTCTGGTATTCATCTGAATGTTATGattagatctttttttaatagctggATCTAAATTCAGTTTGTCATTTTGCATCACGCCagctttaagtgaaaaaaatttagattCTGTAacaagctgttttctttttagattgcCAGGTTCTAAGAtatttttgttcatctgtaatgattgatttttgaaaaatggtaTAAATTTAGGGACAATATTATTCTGGGAGGTGAAATTTGTGCCTTGAACTTGAATCTTTCCTCTGTTGGGCTTTGGTACTTCCATATGTACTTGGGGTGCCTTGTCAGGTAgggctttctttctgttctgaaCAGCTTCTTGCTGGAGCTGCAGAGTTGAGGGCACCCAAGGCTTCTTCAGATGGCTGCCTGAAAGCTCCACCTTGTGGTCCACAGCTACTGAACACCATCGAAGATGCTCAGCCAGAGCAGGTCTTGTGGAAGGGGCCTGAGTCAGAGAGGAACTGAACATTTGTTTAGTGGTCACATTAAAtgccttggttttgttttcctgaaaagATAGAgattagaaaattttttaaatgtaaaaaacgTTCTTAACGGAACAGAAATAACATACAAAATTTCAAAGTAAGAACATAAACACTATAATacataaaacaggaaagaaaaacaaaaaaccaatgaGTCTTCTTGAGGAAACATGAATGCTTCTAATGGTTTGCATCCTTTTTAAGATACCAAcctttcaagatattttaaaatgaagatatattctatataaatCAACTATTAAAACTACAATTAGCTACCTACTGTCCTCCAAACAGGTCCATGCTGCTCTCGCTCAGAAAagtctttccctcttctttacaTTCTTTCCCTTTCAACTTCTTAAGGATATGCTATCAGTGtttgtctctcacacacacacaaaagtaaaggGTGGCATTCTTATCTTTCAGCATCCATGTTCCATCCCCCTATGTATATACTAGATTCTTTGAAGGTAGGAACCatgatatatttattcttatatacttcacaatttttaaagattttacttatttattttagagagagtgtatgagtgcataagcagaggaggggcagaggggcagaaggagggagagactcCCAAGTGACTCCTCACTGCCCAAAGTGGGGCACTatgtcatgatcctgagatcatgacgtaagctgaaaccaagagttggatgctcaactgactgag harbors:
- the C1H18orf63 gene encoding uncharacterized protein C18orf63 homolog isoform X13; this encodes MPILKIVELKLAPAWNKTGHLLVQGREFLSQMGKQSAVVLDINVTETQVCLSIEAYTIRLPPPEDENIIYDPKWILLRMKGKLTYWDTGPTYINWRLREFGISQSIIKDFDTNNNAVIEGHSILNNWCYVLPSMKRGQIISILHTTPPDCPFHSYEDFRMHWDDLYGYKLPEDCGNTKIYCSIYFKMIGERIFTYPLSCIRSQPIQFFPRVDLEGVLKSFLSDLKSKLPQICGFPIKMTTKACYYTQELMKPHVQENKTKAFNVTTKQMFSSSLTQAPSTRPALAEHLRWCSVAVDHKVELSGSHLKKPWVPSTLQLQQEAVQNRKKALPDKAPQVHMEVPKPNRGKIQVQGTNFTSQNNIVPKFIPFFKNQSLQMNKNILEPGNLKRKQLVTESKFFSLKAGVMQNDKLNLDPAIKKRSNHNIQMNTRNLNQKISRLLQEKNTGSCENIKHPPSNGESSTMSLNESKHLSNSLLFQMSKNRIGVINSAVDFQVNGKEHLTSKHITQILGKGHESVKIKQPHIFESDTETEDAQVLQWQSINETIKVGVNDHKLIISKTSHRSKRKLCQESSKTSKRSHSNTIHYGQSSFSRNKIHDVDKSKAQKSLIIPKA
- the C1H18orf63 gene encoding uncharacterized protein C18orf63 homolog isoform X5, which translates into the protein MAQGLMGSLCSGTFTFDAVEGLRAETFSQRENMNDPRQQSLFFITPPDLYKLCAVKIILSNQVADTEIRSTQMKMCRYHFIKLENLMPILKIVELKLAPAWNKTGHLLVQGREFLSQMGKQSAVVLDINVTETQVCLSIEAYTIRLPPPEDENIIYDPKWILLRMKGKLTYWDTGPTYINWRLREFGISQSIIKDFDTNNNAVIEGHSILNNWCYVLPSMKRGQIISILHTTPPDCPFHSYEDFRMHWDDLYGYKLPEDCGNTKIYCSIYFKMIGERIFTYPLSCIRSQPIQFFPRVDLEGVLKSFLSDLKSKLPQICGFPIKMTTKACYYTQELMKPHVQENKTKAFNVTTKQMFSSSLTQAPSTRPALAEHLRWCSVAVDHKVELSGSHLKKPWVPSTLQLQQEAVQNRKKALPDKAPQVHMEVPKPNRGKIQVQGTNFTSQNNIVPKFIPFFKNQSLQMNKNILEPGNLKRKQLVTESKFFSLKAGVMQNDKLNLDPAIKKRSNHNIQMNTRNLNQKISRLLQEKNTGSCENIKHPPSNGESSTMSLNESKHLSNSLLFQMSKNRIGVINSAVDFQVNGKEHLTSKHITQILGKGHESVKIKQPHIFESDTETEDAQVLQWQSINETIKVGVNDHKLIISKTSHRSKRKLCQESSKTSKRSHSNTIHYGQSSFSRNKIHDVDKSKAQKSLIIPKA
- the C1H18orf63 gene encoding uncharacterized protein C18orf63 homolog isoform X6, which encodes MAQGLMGSLCSGTFTFDAVEGLRAETFSQRENMNDPRQQSLFFITPPDLYKLCAVKIILSNQVADTEIRSTQMKMCRQLLYMHQDILVSPVPGILSQIWVVMAIPFYKAGKLNAYIENCGAKDENIIYDPKWILLRMKGKLTYWDTGPTYINWRLREFGISQSIIKDFDTNNNAVIEGHSILNNWCYVLPSMKRGQIISILHTTPPDCPFHSYEDFRMHWDDLYGYKLPEDCGNTKIYCSIYFKMIGERIFTYPLSCIRSQPIQFFPRVDLEGVLKSFLSDLKSKLPQICGFPIKMTTKACYYTQELMKPHVQENKTKAFNVTTKQMFSSSLTQAPSTRPALAEHLRWCSVAVDHKVELSGSHLKKPWVPSTLQLQQEAVQNRKKALPDKAPQVHMEVPKPNRGKIQVQGTNFTSQNNIVPKFIPFFKNQSLQMNKNILEPGNLKRKQLVTESKFFSLKAGVMQNDKLNLDPAIKKRSNHNIQMNTRNLNQKISRLLQEKNTGSCENIKHPPSNGESSTMSLNESKHLSNSLLFQMSKNRIGVINSAVDFQVNGKEHLTSKHITQILGKGHESVKIKQPHIFESDTETEDAQVLQWQSINETIKVGVNDHKLIISKTSHRSKRKLCQESSKTSKRSHSNTIHYGQSSFSRNKIHDVDKSKAQKSLIIPKA
- the C1H18orf63 gene encoding uncharacterized protein C18orf63 homolog isoform X3, whose amino-acid sequence is MAQGLMGSLCSGTFTFDAVEGLRAETFSQRENMNDPRQQSLFFITPPDLYKLCAVKIILSNQVADTEIRSTQMKMCRQLLYMHQDILVSPVPGILSQIWVVMAIPFYKAGKLNAYIENCGAKVEAPQRVIPVILQNCLSYSLMSRLAPAWNKTGHLLVQGREFLSQMGKQSAVVLDINVTETQVCLSIEAYTIRLPPPELREFGISQSIIKDFDTNNNAVIEGHSILNNWCYVLPSMKRGQIISILHTTPPDCPFHSYEDFRMHWDDLYGYKLPEDCGNTKIYCSIYFKMIGERIFTYPLSCIRSQPIQFFPRVDLEGVLKSFLSDLKSKLPQICGFPIKMTTKACYYTQELMKPHVQENKTKAFNVTTKQMFSSSLTQAPSTRPALAEHLRWCSVAVDHKVELSGSHLKKPWVPSTLQLQQEAVQNRKKALPDKAPQVHMEVPKPNRGKIQVQGTNFTSQNNIVPKFIPFFKNQSLQMNKNILEPGNLKRKQLVTESKFFSLKAGVMQNDKLNLDPAIKKRSNHNIQMNTRNLNQKISRLLQEKNTGSCENIKHPPSNGESSTMSLNESKHLSNSLLFQMSKNRIGVINSAVDFQVNGKEHLTSKHITQILGKGHESVKIKQPHIFESDTETEDAQVLQWQSINETIKVGVNDHKLIISKTSHRSKRKLCQESSKTSKRSHSNTIHYGQSSFSRNKIHDVDKSKAQKSLIIPKA
- the C1H18orf63 gene encoding uncharacterized protein C18orf63 homolog isoform X7, yielding MAQGLMGSLCSGTFTFDAVEGLRAETFSQRENMNDPRQQSLFFITPPDLYKLCAVKIILSNQVADTEIRSTQMKMCRQLLYMHQDILVSPVPGILSQIWVVMAIPFYKAGKLNAYIENCGAKLREFGISQSIIKDFDTNNNAVIEGHSILNNWCYVLPSMKRGQIISILHTTPPDCPFHSYEDFRMHWDDLYGYKLPEDCGNTKIYCSIYFKMIGERIFTYPLSCIRSQPIQFFPRVDLEGVLKSFLSDLKSKLPQICGFPIKMTTKACYYTQELMKPHVQENKTKAFNVTTKQMFSSSLTQAPSTRPALAEHLRWCSVAVDHKVELSGSHLKKPWVPSTLQLQQEAVQNRKKALPDKAPQVHMEVPKPNRGKIQVQGTNFTSQNNIVPKFIPFFKNQSLQMNKNILEPGNLKRKQLVTESKFFSLKAGVMQNDKLNLDPAIKKRSNHNIQMNTRNLNQKISRLLQEKNTGSCENIKHPPSNGESSTMSLNESKHLSNSLLFQMSKNRIGVINSAVDFQVNGKEHLTSKHITQILGKGHESVKIKQPHIFESDTETEDAQVLQWQSINETIKVGVNDHKLIISKTSHRSKRKLCQESSKTSKRSHSNTIHYGQSSFSRNKIHDVDKSKAQKSLIIPKA
- the C1H18orf63 gene encoding uncharacterized protein C18orf63 homolog isoform X9 is translated as MGKQSAVVLDINVTETQVCLSIEAYTIRLPPPEDENIIYDPKWILLRMKGKLTYWDTGPTYINWRLREFGISQSIIKDFDTNNNAVIEGHSILNNWCYVLPSMKRGQIISILHTTPPDCPFHSYEDFRMHWDDLYGYKLPEDCGNTKIYCSIYFKMIGERIFTYPLSCIRSQPIQFFPRVDLEGVLKSFLSDLKSKLPQICGFPIKMTTKACYYTQELMKPHVQENKTKAFNVTTKQMFSSSLTQAPSTRPALAEHLRWCSVAVDHKVELSGSHLKKPWVPSTLQLQQEAVQNRKKALPDKAPQVHMEVPKPNRGKIQVQGTNFTSQNNIVPKFIPFFKNQSLQMNKNILEPGNLKRKQLVTESKFFSLKAGVMQNDKLNLDPAIKKRSNHNIQMNTRNLNQKISRLLQEKNTGSCENIKHPPSNGESSTMSLNESKHLSNSLLFQMSKNRIGVINSAVDFQVNGKEHLTSKHITQILGKGHESVKIKQPHIFESDTETEDAQVLQWQSINETIKVGVNDHKLIISKTSHRSKRKLCQESSKTSKRSHSNTIHYGQSSFSRNKIHDVDKSKAQKSLIIPKA
- the C1H18orf63 gene encoding uncharacterized protein C18orf63 homolog isoform X8, with the protein product MSRLAPAWNKTGHLLVQGREFLSQMGKQSAVVLDINVTETQVCLSIEAYTIRLPPPEDENIIYDPKWILLRMKGKLTYWDTGPTYINWRLREFGISQSIIKDFDTNNNAVIEGHSILNNWCYVLPSMKRGQIISILHTTPPDCPFHSYEDFRMHWDDLYGYKLPEDCGNTKIYCSIYFKMIGERIFTYPLSCIRSQPIQFFPRVDLEGVLKSFLSDLKSKLPQICGFPIKMTTKACYYTQELMKPHVQENKTKAFNVTTKQMFSSSLTQAPSTRPALAEHLRWCSVAVDHKVELSGSHLKKPWVPSTLQLQQEAVQNRKKALPDKAPQVHMEVPKPNRGKIQVQGTNFTSQNNIVPKFIPFFKNQSLQMNKNILEPGNLKRKQLVTESKFFSLKAGVMQNDKLNLDPAIKKRSNHNIQMNTRNLNQKISRLLQEKNTGSCENIKHPPSNGESSTMSLNESKHLSNSLLFQMSKNRIGVINSAVDFQVNGKEHLTSKHITQILGKGHESVKIKQPHIFESDTETEDAQVLQWQSINETIKVGVNDHKLIISKTSHRSKRKLCQESSKTSKRSHSNTIHYGQSSFSRNKIHDVDKSKAQKSLIIPKA
- the C1H18orf63 gene encoding uncharacterized protein C18orf63 homolog isoform X4, which translates into the protein MNDPRQQSLFFITPPDLYKLCAVKIILSNQVADTEIRSTQMKMCRQLLYMHQDILVSPVPGILSQIWVVMAIPFYKAGKLNAYIENCGAKVEAPQRVIPVILQNCLSYSLMSRLAPAWNKTGHLLVQGREFLSQMGKQSAVVLDINVTETQVCLSIEAYTIRLPPPEDENIIYDPKWILLRMKGKLTYWDTGPTYINWRLREFGISQSIIKDFDTNNNAVIEGHSILNNWCYVLPSMKRGQIISILHTTPPDCPFHSYEDFRMHWDDLYGYKLPEDCGNTKIYCSIYFKMIGERIFTYPLSCIRSQPIQFFPRVDLEGVLKSFLSDLKSKLPQICGFPIKMTTKACYYTQELMKPHVQENKTKAFNVTTKQMFSSSLTQAPSTRPALAEHLRWCSVAVDHKVELSGSHLKKPWVPSTLQLQQEAVQNRKKALPDKAPQVHMEVPKPNRGKIQVQGTNFTSQNNIVPKFIPFFKNQSLQMNKNILEPGNLKRKQLVTESKFFSLKAGVMQNDKLNLDPAIKKRSNHNIQMNTRNLNQKISRLLQEKNTGSCENIKHPPSNGESSTMSLNESKHLSNSLLFQMSKNRIGVINSAVDFQVNGKEHLTSKHITQILGKGHESVKIKQPHIFESDTETEDAQVLQWQSINETIKVGVNDHKLIISKTSHRSKRKLCQESSKTSKRSHSNTIHYGQSSFSRNKIHDVDKSKAQKSLIIPKA